From Electrophorus electricus isolate fEleEle1 chromosome 8, fEleEle1.pri, whole genome shotgun sequence, the proteins below share one genomic window:
- the nup153 gene encoding nuclear pore complex protein Nup153 isoform X2 — protein sequence MAATGGGKIKTRRYHIVSKPYAKGKQQAGLISRVTDTVKSIVPSWLQKYFKNGDIAEGGEARVEVEENNVAPPPNGSGEAASLPDGPNSPEPSTSNAEPSTSRASLNFHDALSRPPLNRSHLHFPTQDASPALGGSTSLFSQPSTSTAPFPGSPFAVASSFSLVKEIKDSSSQHEDDNISTTSGFSSRASDKDVPTSKSAPLLWSPEIERTLSGSQQVHASLKKPAFNLSVFSTSSSVMNSSVLNSSQLGDSPFYPGKTTYGGAAAARTLRPCPGTPYLAPVRRQIKAKPAGVQPCGVTSATARRILQSLERMSSPLASLNHTDLDIHHPQVKKKKLESAVPPVQKLVIPAAAAVPGNRSMCFRPSLTPGVPGRAMEKSHKEAPVRRSPQIPDSIPAPPASISSLSHPLLSTPTSSSAGGKMKRERSVRPSLKRPDDETIGASDLPAISLPISSFSLPTFSFSTSVSTPILPTNTTSVTSVHVHPALTKESPRVSTSDGVPFTFSSPIVKATAASPTSFSPSSGFTFSAPTMKIAQSASNGKLVPAAVAVKAAADESKEEFEGPFKPAKVLKSGSVLDILKGPGFASPAQSSSGPDRTAQPATTAQSTPPLPISGLGDRFKPTAGSWNCDTCLVQNKSSDKKCVACQSPHPSTDSKSDSKTAKTPAASLSSLFAPPAGSWECDTCLVQNKSEVVKCVACDTAKPGTGVKPALTLPPASEASSQCTTPAPSATSTSIKSGLLGFGDKFKKPEGAWSCDVCMVENKAQDVKCVACQSAKPGAAAVVLPSASAPANPTPLLGFGDKFKKPEGSWECDVCCVQNKAEDQQCVACQSAKAGAKVESQGFGSSFGIQSSSTGSKPSGFKFGTSSSNSSTDGLKFGGTFSDSTTVSYIFGNASSDATLGSAGFKFGDSTTDIFEGFKFGGASTELTSADTISSLEFSVGNSTDGIDFVTAPIPVSANEEKKNESLNSGPGFKFGGSSGISFGSAVASMTTTSASQGFSFGLSKPEAKSGSTSAFSFSAAKPKSENDAPSSTEVSATTTITTTVTTAVGNTIPGFGKLPAAESATAAQSSGETAAKEPASATSAFTFGKPEEKKDASVPSSGFLFSAAKEADKPTPPMGFSFSKPDPPKEPPKPTFSFGKSAEPTETPKLAFGFGQNAPETAAQKPAFGFMANSSSNPATSSSAPSLFRTSSSSTMAPTPAPTNTFIFGQNSSSSPSSSISSSDAPPAKTFLFGQQQESQPASVAPPAAPAPAQPFVFGSGTNSATPTFSFGTAATATPASAAPALSAAPSLFTFTSATSSSGFGSGQTSIFGQGSAQPSAPAFGSATPSFSATASPAPAFGPKPSSASVFGQQANATPTFGSSPASAGQGGFQFGGANVFGPSGSSSGVFTFGAGSAAVASPAASPALSTQPLAPGGGFGFSQPPAFNIGSTKSSFSATPTGQHSIAGRKIKTAVRRRK from the exons atGGCGGCCACAGGAGGAgggaaaattaaaacaagaagaTATCATATCGTTTCTAAACCTTATGCCAAAGGCAAACAG CAGGCAGGTCTGATCAGTCGTGTGACGGACACAGTGAAGAGCATAGTCCCCTCCTGGCTACAGAAGTACTTCAAAAACGGAGACATAGCTGAAGGCGGGGAGGCcagagtggaggtggaggagaataatgtggcccctccccccaatggCAGTGGGGAAGCTGCCTCTCTCCCAGATGGGCCCAACTCCCCAGAGCCCAGCACCAGTAATGCAG AACCCTCTACAAGCAGAGCATCACTGAACTTCCATGATGCTTTGTCACGGCCCCCTCTCAACCGCTCCCACCTACACTTCCCCACCCAGGATGCCTCTCCTGCACTAGGGGGCTCCACCTCCCTCTTTTCCCAGCCTTCCACATCCACGGCGCCCTTCCCGGGGAGCCCCTTTGCCGTAGCCTCCAGCTTTTCCCTGGTGAAAGAGATCAAGGATTCCAGCTCTCAGCATGAAGACGACAACATCTCCACTACCAGTGGCTTCTCGTCACGGGCTTCTGATAAAG ATGTGCCCACCTCGAAGAGTGCACCGCTGCTCTGGTCCCCTGAGATAGAACGCACCCTCTCTGGATCACAGCAGGTACACGCTAGCCTCAAGAAGCCTGCCTTCAACTTGTCAGTCTTCAGCACTTCATCG TCAGTGATGAATAGTTCAGTGCTGAACTCCAGTCAGCTGGGAGACTCGCCTTTCTACCCAGGGAAGACGACCTACGGCGGAGCAGCCGCCGCCAGAACTCTGCGCCCCTGTCCAGGCACCCCTTACCTG GCTCCAGTGAGGAGACAGATCAAGGCCAAGCCAGCAGGAGTGCAACCCTGTGGAGTGACCAGCGCCACAGCGAGGCGCATCCTGCAGTCGCTGGAGCGCATGTCCAGCCCCCTCGCT TCACTGAATCACACAGACCTAGATATTCACCACCCCCAggttaagaagaaaaaa CTGGAGTCAGCTGTCCCACCTGTGCAGAAGTTGGTGatcccagctgctgcagctgtgccTGGGAACCGCTCCATGTGTTTCCGCCCGTCACTTACTCCAGGAGTGCCAGGCAGAGCCATGGAAAAGAGCCACAAGGAGGCG CCTGTCAGACGATCGCCTCAGATCCCAGATTCCATACCAGCTCCCCCTGCGAG CATAAGCAGTCTGTCACACCCACTGCTCAGCACACCCACTTCAAGCAGCGCAGGAGGCAagatgaagagggagaggagtgtgCGGCCTTCCTTGAAGAGACCCGATGATGAG ACTATTGGAGCATCAGACCTGCCTGCCATCTCACTCCCCATAAGCAGCTTCAGCCTGCCCACATTCAGCTTCTCCACCTCTGTGTCCACCCCCATCCTTCCCACCAACACCACATCAGTCACCTCTGTCCACGTACACCCTGCTCTCACCAAG GAGAGCCCCAGAGTGTCCACTTCTGATGGTGTGCCTTTTACCTTCTCTTCACCTATTGTCAAGGCAACAGCTGCCAGTCCaacctctttctctccatct TCTGGATTTACCTTCAGTGCACCCACTATGAAGATTGCACAGTCTGCATCGAATGGCAAGCTTGTTCCAGCAGCAGTAGCAG TAAAAGCGGCTGCGGACGAAAGCAAAGAGGAGTTTGAAGGGCCCTTCAAACCTGCTAAAGTCTTAAAGTCAGGCAGTGTTCTAGACATCCTCAAAGGACCGG GCTTTGCTTCTCCTGCCCAGAGCTCCTCTGGCCCAGACAGGACCGCTCAGCCTGCCACCACAGCTCAGAGCACTCCCCCACTTCCCATCTCCGGGCTTGGGGACAGGTTCAAGCCAACAGCAGGTTCCTGGAACTGTGACACCTGCCTGGTGCAAAACAAATCCTCAGATAAAAAATGTGTGGCCTGCCAGTCACCGCATCCCAGCACAGACTCCAAATCGGACAGTAAAACTGCAAAGACCCCTGCTGCCAGTCTTTCGTCTTTGTTCGCCCCTCCAGCTGGAAGCTGGGAATGTGACACTTGTCTGGTGCAGAATAAGTCAGAGGTAGTGAAGTGTGTGGCATGTGACACAGCAAAACCAGGGACCGGAGTGAAGCCTGCCCTGACACTGCCACCTGCCTCAGAGGCGTCCTCCCAGTGCACTACCCCTGCTCCTTCtgccacctccacctccatcaagTCTGGACTGCTTGGCTTTGGTGACAAGTTTAAGAAGCCAGAGGGGGCTTGGAGCTGCGATGTGTGCATGGTTGAGAACAAAGCACAGGATGTGAAGTGTGTAGCCTGTCAGAGTGCTAAACCAG GAGCAGCAGCTGTGGTTCTACCTTCTGCCTCTGCCCCAGCCAATCCTACACCTCTGTTAGGATTTGGAGACAAGTTTAAGAAACCTGAAGGCAGCTGGGAGTGTGATGTATGCTGTGTTCAGAACAAGGCTGAAGACCAGCAGTGTGTGGCCTGCCAGTCAGCAAAGGCAGGTGCTAAAGTGGAGTCCCAAG GTTTTGGGTCATCATTTGGTATTCAGTCATCAAGCACAGGATCAAAACCATCTGGTTTCAAATTTGGTACAAGTTCTTCAAATTCATCCACTGATGGACTGAAATTTGGTGGCACTTTTTCAGACTCCACCACTGTGTCCTATATATTTGGTAATGCTTCCTCAGATGCTACTTTGGGATCTGCAGGCTTCAAATTTGGAGACTCAACCACAGACATTTTTGAAGGATTTAAGTTTGGAGGAGCATCAACGGAATTGACGTCTGCAGACACAATTTCTTCATTGGAATTCAGTGTTGGCAATTCCACAGATGGTATAGATTTTGTAACGGCCCCTATCCCTGTGTCagcaaatgaagagaaaaagaatgaatcTCTGAATTCTGGCCCTGGCTTTAAGTTTGGAGGAAGCAGTGGAATCAGTTTTGGCTCTGCAGTTGCTAGCATGACTACCACTTCTGCATCACAGGGCTTTTCCTTTGGACTCTCAAAACCTGAGGCCAAATCAGGATCCACTTCAGCATTCAGTTTCTCAGCAGCCAAACCCAAAAGTGAGAATGATGCTCCCTCTTCTACAGAAGTATCGGCCACCACCACTATCACCACAACAGTCACCACAGCTGTGGGCAACACTATCCCTGGTTTTGGTAAGCTGCCAGCAGCTGAGTCAGCTACAGCAGCTCAATCTTCAGGTGAAACGGCTGCAAAGGAGCCAGCCTCGGCAACATCAGCCTTCACGTTTGGTAAaccagaggagaaaaaagatgCCTCTGTGCCCTCATCTGGATTCCTGTTCAGTGCAGCCAAGGAGGCAGACAAACCTACACCTCCCATGGGCTTTTCTTTTAGCAAGCCAGACCCTCCAAAAGAACCCCCTAAACCTACATTTTCGTTTGGAAAATCTGCTGAGCCCACAGAAACCCCAAAGCTGGCCTTTGGCTTTGGTCAAAATGCACCAG AAACTGCTGCACAAAAACCTGCGTTTGGCTTCATGGCAAATTCGTCCAGCAACCCGGCGACTTCCAGTTCTGCACCCAGCCTTTTTAGAACTTCTAGCAGCTCTACGATGGCCCCCACGCCTGCTCCAACCAACACTTTCATCTTTGGACAgaactcctcttcctccccctcctcctccatctcctcctctgaTGCACCTCCTGCAAAGACCTTCCTTTTTGGGCAACAGCAAGAGAGCCAGCCAGCCTCTGTAGCACCCCCAGCTGCCCCTGCTCCAGCACAGCCATTCGTATTTGGTTCAGGAACCAACTCAGCCACTCCCACCTTTTCCTTTGGAACTGCTGCAACTGCCACGCCAGCATCTGCAG CTCCTGCTCTCTCCGCTGCCCCTTCTCTGTTTACATTCACTTCTGCCACATCCTCCTCGGGTTTTGGCTCTGGGCAGACGTCCATCTTTGGACAAGGCTCAGCCCAGCCCAGCGCTCCAGCATTCGGATCAGCCACCCCCTCGTTCTCAGCCACGGCTTCACCGGCCCCGGCCTTCGGACCCAAGCCCAGTTCTGCTTCTGTGTTTGGTCAGCAGGCCAATGCCACTCCCACATTTGGAtcctctcctgcctctgctgGCCAAG GAGGTTTCCAGTTTGGAGGAGCCAATGTTTTTGGGCCTTCTGGTAGTAGCAGTGGTGTGTTTACCTTTGGAGCGGGGTCTGCTGCTGTAGCCAGTCCTGCAGCGTCCCCGGCCTTGTCCACCCAGCCGCTGGCACCTGGAGGAGGCTTCGGTTTCTCCCAGCCCCCAGCCTTTAATATTGG GTCAACGAAGAGTTCCTTCAGTGCAACACCCACTGGACAGCATTCAATTGCTGGCCGTAAGATCAAAACAGCTGTTCGACGTAGAAAGTAA
- the nup153 gene encoding nuclear pore complex protein Nup153 isoform X1, producing the protein MAATGGGKIKTRRYHIVSKPYAKGKQQAGLISRVTDTVKSIVPSWLQKYFKNGDIAEGGEARVEVEENNVAPPPNGSGEAASLPDGPNSPEPSTSNAEPSTSRASLNFHDALSRPPLNRSHLHFPTQDASPALGGSTSLFSQPSTSTAPFPGSPFAVASSFSLVKEIKDSSSQHEDDNISTTSGFSSRASDKDVPTSKSAPLLWSPEIERTLSGSQQVHASLKKPAFNLSVFSTSSSVMNSSVLNSSQLGDSPFYPGKTTYGGAAAARTLRPCPGTPYLAPVRRQIKAKPAGVQPCGVTSATARRILQSLERMSSPLADAKRIPSIISPLSTSLNHTDLDIHHPQVKKKKLESAVPPVQKLVIPAAAAVPGNRSMCFRPSLTPGVPGRAMEKSHKEAPVRRSPQIPDSIPAPPASISSLSHPLLSTPTSSSAGGKMKRERSVRPSLKRPDDETIGASDLPAISLPISSFSLPTFSFSTSVSTPILPTNTTSVTSVHVHPALTKESPRVSTSDGVPFTFSSPIVKATAASPTSFSPSSGFTFSAPTMKIAQSASNGKLVPAAVAVKAAADESKEEFEGPFKPAKVLKSGSVLDILKGPGFASPAQSSSGPDRTAQPATTAQSTPPLPISGLGDRFKPTAGSWNCDTCLVQNKSSDKKCVACQSPHPSTDSKSDSKTAKTPAASLSSLFAPPAGSWECDTCLVQNKSEVVKCVACDTAKPGTGVKPALTLPPASEASSQCTTPAPSATSTSIKSGLLGFGDKFKKPEGAWSCDVCMVENKAQDVKCVACQSAKPGAAAVVLPSASAPANPTPLLGFGDKFKKPEGSWECDVCCVQNKAEDQQCVACQSAKAGAKVESQGFGSSFGIQSSSTGSKPSGFKFGTSSSNSSTDGLKFGGTFSDSTTVSYIFGNASSDATLGSAGFKFGDSTTDIFEGFKFGGASTELTSADTISSLEFSVGNSTDGIDFVTAPIPVSANEEKKNESLNSGPGFKFGGSSGISFGSAVASMTTTSASQGFSFGLSKPEAKSGSTSAFSFSAAKPKSENDAPSSTEVSATTTITTTVTTAVGNTIPGFGKLPAAESATAAQSSGETAAKEPASATSAFTFGKPEEKKDASVPSSGFLFSAAKEADKPTPPMGFSFSKPDPPKEPPKPTFSFGKSAEPTETPKLAFGFGQNAPETAAQKPAFGFMANSSSNPATSSSAPSLFRTSSSSTMAPTPAPTNTFIFGQNSSSSPSSSISSSDAPPAKTFLFGQQQESQPASVAPPAAPAPAQPFVFGSGTNSATPTFSFGTAATATPASAAPALSAAPSLFTFTSATSSSGFGSGQTSIFGQGSAQPSAPAFGSATPSFSATASPAPAFGPKPSSASVFGQQANATPTFGSSPASAGQGGFQFGGANVFGPSGSSSGVFTFGAGSAAVASPAASPALSTQPLAPGGGFGFSQPPAFNIGSTKSSFSATPTGQHSIAGRKIKTAVRRRK; encoded by the exons atGGCGGCCACAGGAGGAgggaaaattaaaacaagaagaTATCATATCGTTTCTAAACCTTATGCCAAAGGCAAACAG CAGGCAGGTCTGATCAGTCGTGTGACGGACACAGTGAAGAGCATAGTCCCCTCCTGGCTACAGAAGTACTTCAAAAACGGAGACATAGCTGAAGGCGGGGAGGCcagagtggaggtggaggagaataatgtggcccctccccccaatggCAGTGGGGAAGCTGCCTCTCTCCCAGATGGGCCCAACTCCCCAGAGCCCAGCACCAGTAATGCAG AACCCTCTACAAGCAGAGCATCACTGAACTTCCATGATGCTTTGTCACGGCCCCCTCTCAACCGCTCCCACCTACACTTCCCCACCCAGGATGCCTCTCCTGCACTAGGGGGCTCCACCTCCCTCTTTTCCCAGCCTTCCACATCCACGGCGCCCTTCCCGGGGAGCCCCTTTGCCGTAGCCTCCAGCTTTTCCCTGGTGAAAGAGATCAAGGATTCCAGCTCTCAGCATGAAGACGACAACATCTCCACTACCAGTGGCTTCTCGTCACGGGCTTCTGATAAAG ATGTGCCCACCTCGAAGAGTGCACCGCTGCTCTGGTCCCCTGAGATAGAACGCACCCTCTCTGGATCACAGCAGGTACACGCTAGCCTCAAGAAGCCTGCCTTCAACTTGTCAGTCTTCAGCACTTCATCG TCAGTGATGAATAGTTCAGTGCTGAACTCCAGTCAGCTGGGAGACTCGCCTTTCTACCCAGGGAAGACGACCTACGGCGGAGCAGCCGCCGCCAGAACTCTGCGCCCCTGTCCAGGCACCCCTTACCTG GCTCCAGTGAGGAGACAGATCAAGGCCAAGCCAGCAGGAGTGCAACCCTGTGGAGTGACCAGCGCCACAGCGAGGCGCATCCTGCAGTCGCTGGAGCGCATGTCCAGCCCCCTCGCT GATGCCAAAAGAATTCCTTCAATAATTTCTCCATTGTCAACA TCACTGAATCACACAGACCTAGATATTCACCACCCCCAggttaagaagaaaaaa CTGGAGTCAGCTGTCCCACCTGTGCAGAAGTTGGTGatcccagctgctgcagctgtgccTGGGAACCGCTCCATGTGTTTCCGCCCGTCACTTACTCCAGGAGTGCCAGGCAGAGCCATGGAAAAGAGCCACAAGGAGGCG CCTGTCAGACGATCGCCTCAGATCCCAGATTCCATACCAGCTCCCCCTGCGAG CATAAGCAGTCTGTCACACCCACTGCTCAGCACACCCACTTCAAGCAGCGCAGGAGGCAagatgaagagggagaggagtgtgCGGCCTTCCTTGAAGAGACCCGATGATGAG ACTATTGGAGCATCAGACCTGCCTGCCATCTCACTCCCCATAAGCAGCTTCAGCCTGCCCACATTCAGCTTCTCCACCTCTGTGTCCACCCCCATCCTTCCCACCAACACCACATCAGTCACCTCTGTCCACGTACACCCTGCTCTCACCAAG GAGAGCCCCAGAGTGTCCACTTCTGATGGTGTGCCTTTTACCTTCTCTTCACCTATTGTCAAGGCAACAGCTGCCAGTCCaacctctttctctccatct TCTGGATTTACCTTCAGTGCACCCACTATGAAGATTGCACAGTCTGCATCGAATGGCAAGCTTGTTCCAGCAGCAGTAGCAG TAAAAGCGGCTGCGGACGAAAGCAAAGAGGAGTTTGAAGGGCCCTTCAAACCTGCTAAAGTCTTAAAGTCAGGCAGTGTTCTAGACATCCTCAAAGGACCGG GCTTTGCTTCTCCTGCCCAGAGCTCCTCTGGCCCAGACAGGACCGCTCAGCCTGCCACCACAGCTCAGAGCACTCCCCCACTTCCCATCTCCGGGCTTGGGGACAGGTTCAAGCCAACAGCAGGTTCCTGGAACTGTGACACCTGCCTGGTGCAAAACAAATCCTCAGATAAAAAATGTGTGGCCTGCCAGTCACCGCATCCCAGCACAGACTCCAAATCGGACAGTAAAACTGCAAAGACCCCTGCTGCCAGTCTTTCGTCTTTGTTCGCCCCTCCAGCTGGAAGCTGGGAATGTGACACTTGTCTGGTGCAGAATAAGTCAGAGGTAGTGAAGTGTGTGGCATGTGACACAGCAAAACCAGGGACCGGAGTGAAGCCTGCCCTGACACTGCCACCTGCCTCAGAGGCGTCCTCCCAGTGCACTACCCCTGCTCCTTCtgccacctccacctccatcaagTCTGGACTGCTTGGCTTTGGTGACAAGTTTAAGAAGCCAGAGGGGGCTTGGAGCTGCGATGTGTGCATGGTTGAGAACAAAGCACAGGATGTGAAGTGTGTAGCCTGTCAGAGTGCTAAACCAG GAGCAGCAGCTGTGGTTCTACCTTCTGCCTCTGCCCCAGCCAATCCTACACCTCTGTTAGGATTTGGAGACAAGTTTAAGAAACCTGAAGGCAGCTGGGAGTGTGATGTATGCTGTGTTCAGAACAAGGCTGAAGACCAGCAGTGTGTGGCCTGCCAGTCAGCAAAGGCAGGTGCTAAAGTGGAGTCCCAAG GTTTTGGGTCATCATTTGGTATTCAGTCATCAAGCACAGGATCAAAACCATCTGGTTTCAAATTTGGTACAAGTTCTTCAAATTCATCCACTGATGGACTGAAATTTGGTGGCACTTTTTCAGACTCCACCACTGTGTCCTATATATTTGGTAATGCTTCCTCAGATGCTACTTTGGGATCTGCAGGCTTCAAATTTGGAGACTCAACCACAGACATTTTTGAAGGATTTAAGTTTGGAGGAGCATCAACGGAATTGACGTCTGCAGACACAATTTCTTCATTGGAATTCAGTGTTGGCAATTCCACAGATGGTATAGATTTTGTAACGGCCCCTATCCCTGTGTCagcaaatgaagagaaaaagaatgaatcTCTGAATTCTGGCCCTGGCTTTAAGTTTGGAGGAAGCAGTGGAATCAGTTTTGGCTCTGCAGTTGCTAGCATGACTACCACTTCTGCATCACAGGGCTTTTCCTTTGGACTCTCAAAACCTGAGGCCAAATCAGGATCCACTTCAGCATTCAGTTTCTCAGCAGCCAAACCCAAAAGTGAGAATGATGCTCCCTCTTCTACAGAAGTATCGGCCACCACCACTATCACCACAACAGTCACCACAGCTGTGGGCAACACTATCCCTGGTTTTGGTAAGCTGCCAGCAGCTGAGTCAGCTACAGCAGCTCAATCTTCAGGTGAAACGGCTGCAAAGGAGCCAGCCTCGGCAACATCAGCCTTCACGTTTGGTAAaccagaggagaaaaaagatgCCTCTGTGCCCTCATCTGGATTCCTGTTCAGTGCAGCCAAGGAGGCAGACAAACCTACACCTCCCATGGGCTTTTCTTTTAGCAAGCCAGACCCTCCAAAAGAACCCCCTAAACCTACATTTTCGTTTGGAAAATCTGCTGAGCCCACAGAAACCCCAAAGCTGGCCTTTGGCTTTGGTCAAAATGCACCAG AAACTGCTGCACAAAAACCTGCGTTTGGCTTCATGGCAAATTCGTCCAGCAACCCGGCGACTTCCAGTTCTGCACCCAGCCTTTTTAGAACTTCTAGCAGCTCTACGATGGCCCCCACGCCTGCTCCAACCAACACTTTCATCTTTGGACAgaactcctcttcctccccctcctcctccatctcctcctctgaTGCACCTCCTGCAAAGACCTTCCTTTTTGGGCAACAGCAAGAGAGCCAGCCAGCCTCTGTAGCACCCCCAGCTGCCCCTGCTCCAGCACAGCCATTCGTATTTGGTTCAGGAACCAACTCAGCCACTCCCACCTTTTCCTTTGGAACTGCTGCAACTGCCACGCCAGCATCTGCAG CTCCTGCTCTCTCCGCTGCCCCTTCTCTGTTTACATTCACTTCTGCCACATCCTCCTCGGGTTTTGGCTCTGGGCAGACGTCCATCTTTGGACAAGGCTCAGCCCAGCCCAGCGCTCCAGCATTCGGATCAGCCACCCCCTCGTTCTCAGCCACGGCTTCACCGGCCCCGGCCTTCGGACCCAAGCCCAGTTCTGCTTCTGTGTTTGGTCAGCAGGCCAATGCCACTCCCACATTTGGAtcctctcctgcctctgctgGCCAAG GAGGTTTCCAGTTTGGAGGAGCCAATGTTTTTGGGCCTTCTGGTAGTAGCAGTGGTGTGTTTACCTTTGGAGCGGGGTCTGCTGCTGTAGCCAGTCCTGCAGCGTCCCCGGCCTTGTCCACCCAGCCGCTGGCACCTGGAGGAGGCTTCGGTTTCTCCCAGCCCCCAGCCTTTAATATTGG GTCAACGAAGAGTTCCTTCAGTGCAACACCCACTGGACAGCATTCAATTGCTGGCCGTAAGATCAAAACAGCTGTTCGACGTAGAAAGTAA